ACCGGTAACATAGTAACCGGTTTATAGGGTCTCTGCGATGCCGCTGCGTTGGTGTTTCTTTTCGTTCGATACCTATATTATAGACGAACAGATATAAAGACTCTGGCGAAGAGAACTGGCAGTGACACCTATAAAAGCTTGCCTTCTCCCCAACTTCGCCTTATCTATCAATCCAATGCCTATCAGATCGAGTATCTTTGCCCAGCGAGCCCTCTCACAGCTCAAAATGCCTATCTCTACCTCCAAACGAACAGTCACCAACAAGCCTCTCTACGCATCCCAGTCCACTATTCCTCACCTCCCTGTACCACCACTTTCATCTACTCTCCACAAATATCTTGAGaccctttctcctctcctttctcaatCCGACCTCTCTCAATCCGCTTCTGTGGTCAAGGCTTTTGCTGAGTCGGATCAGGCAAAAGTTCTCCAGCAACGGCTCAAAAACCGAGCTCAGGAGAAGGACTCTTGGTTGAGTGAGTGGTGGAATGAGGCGGCCTATATGAGCTACAGAGGTCGGATCATCCCCAACGTCAGCTACTTCTATCTTCATAAGAAAGGGCTGGGCAAGGGCAAGTCCCAAGAGAATAGAGCAGCCGAGCTCGTCAGGGCAACGGTAGAGTTCAAGAAGCTCGTTGATTCAGAACTTTTAGAACCCGAAAAGATTAAAGGCCAACCTCTCTGTATGGCATCTTACAAGTACCTGTTCAATTCTGCTCGACAACCCAATAGCCCTTCTGATTTTGCCAAAGCATACGGCCCTGACAACTATCATATTGTCGTCCTGAGAAATAACCGGTACTTCAAGGTTGATACCTATGGACGAGGTGCGAAGGAGCTAGCCGAAGCTTTCAAGAAAATAAAGGTTATTGCCGACAGGGAGCCGGGTCCGAATGTAGGTGTTTTAACCGCCGACAATCGTGATGTGTGGACCTCTGCTAGGAATCAGCTTTTCTCACTTTCCCCTGCCAATAAATCCACGGTCGAGACAATTGACTCTGCAATCCTCTTGATCTGCCTCGACGCGCACCCTGCTCCAACTACAGACGATTCTCGTGCTTGGTCATACTGGGCTGGCGGTCATGAtaatggaaaggatggcATGGGTTTCAACAGGTGGTTTGACAAGCATGAAATTATCGTCGATAGCGAGGGGGAAAGCGGTTTCAACGGTGAACGTGAGTCGTGCTTGTAATGTTTGTAATGCTTACGAGGGGACAAAGCTGATTTTACTTAGACTCGATGCTTGACGGGACACCCACTCTTCGTCTCAATGAATTTATCCTCGCTTCCATTGATTCGCAAAAGATCCCACTTGAACTCGACTCTTCCGAAACGAGCCGCTATTCTACGACGGAGCCAGAGGAGCTCAAGTTTGAGTTGGATGACAAGCTTAAACAGATCGTTGAGCAATCAAAGAGAGGTttcgaggaggagatggaaaagcAGGATCTGAAGGTTTGTTCTTTGCACTTTTGAATGAGAGATAAGATTGACAATTCACAGATGGTCACATTCAGGGAATACGGGAAAAATCTCATAAAGACCTATCGTACTTCTCCTGACGCTTGGGCACAACTCATATTCCAGCTCGCATTTTACCGCCTTTTCCAGCGTCTGCCTGCTACCTACGAATCTTGTCAGACAAGAAAGTTCCTTTTAGGTCGAACTGAAGTCATTCGATCTGCATCAAACGAAGGCAAAGCGTGGGTTGAGGCCATGATCAACGAAAGCTTCcctgaaggagatgagggcaGGGAAAAGTTGTTTAGGAAGGCTGTTGAGAGACATGTCCAGTATGCTGTCTGGGCAGCGGACGCCCAAGGCGTCGACCGTCATCTCTTtggcttgaagaagctcaTCGCCCCTGGCGAACCGACACCCGAAATCTTTTCCGATCCTGCTTTTGCCCGTTCCTCCCATTGGGAGTTGTCCACCTCTAATCTCGGCTCACGTTACCTTGACGGGTGGGGCTATGGTGAAGTCGTAGAAGATGGTTTTGGGTTGAGTTACAGCATTGAAGATGACGCGTTGAGGTGGGGTATtaccaagaagaaggggccGAGCGGTGCTGGTGCGAGTGCCGCCGAATTGGGTCAGGCTCTGGAGTCTGCAGCGAGGGAAGTGGCGTCAATGATGGAAAGGGCGAAGAATGCGAAAACCAATGCCTAGAAACGAGTGAAAAGAAGTCAGATGTCAATGACAGAAGATACCCTTGTATGAAAGCGCATTGCATCATCACCTCAATTGCATGCATTGGCGTTGAAGTTCTAAGTTGTTCTGGTATTTATATCTAAATTCGATTGCAAGGGATCTCGAGATTGATAGTTGATAGCTCTTGATGTAGCTTCGTTTTGGGGTTATGCCTTTCCGGCAAGAAGAACTCCACTGTGGCCAGCCGTAAATCGATTCGTGCATGAGTTTACAATATGTCAGTATACAGTTGCCTTCTCTCATCTGAGATTGTCCACTGTCCTATCTCCTCCGTTCATTGCCCCATCCATCTGTTCTTCTATCTTCTGATCTTGCCCAAAAGATAGTTGATCTGTGAAACCAATTCGCAAGTATACAAAATCAGCATTGTCCCGTTCGGttccccccctccccccccaTTTTCTCTGCACCCCCCAGCAGCTCATGGTCTAGAAGAGCACCTTATTGTAGAAATAGAACTTACCGAGCTTCCACTTTTTCctcccttgccctttccttGCGCCATACAAGTGTGCAAAGCTTTTGCACTGTCTGCGCAAGAAGTAGCATGTCTGAGGTCACCAGTGGTGGCGAAGCATGACAGGAGATTGGTTAATTCCGGAGCGCAGGGTACATTGAGAGCCTCTGTGGAATTTCGCGAAAGGCATCATATCAGTAAATCAAGGATTAAACAATTAtaaggaaaggagagggcATGTACCTTTTGTTGCGCGGACCTTGAAACGAAAATTGGAGGGAGGCATCTTGCGTTCCTTTTTTGGGGCACAGTGCGAAAGGAAGCTTAAGGAAGTACGTGAGTAGATATATTTTATGAGTATCTAAGCTAGATACTTTGAAGCGAGAAATAGGACAGTTCAAGTCGAAGGACAAAGCGAAAATGGAGGCTGATTGGACACTAAATGGACCCCCATTTAATTGAGAACCCCTCACtctatttttttttaacTAACACATAGTTACATGCTTATTTAATAATATATTCTTGTCATTCGATTTCCCAGGTACCGATCACCTGCTGCTGGTTATCGTGGGGCCAAAGATTATTAATGATCGACAAGGCATTTACCGGGATGAGGCACGCTTGCTGGTATAAGGAAACCCAGAGGTTTCTAGAGATATTTCGAGACACCCGTATCCTTGTCATCTATTGTGTGATCCATGGGAAATATTCATTATGCTGCTGCACCATGTAAAAAGGCTACCAGATTCAAGGGTCAAGTTATTATTAAAAAAATCTAATTTCTATATGAATTCTATGATGAAAatagaaaaaaaagtccTTTTTGGCGCATAGGCTTTTAGAGAGCAGCCCTTTTCGACCTTGCCCGGATCTTTTTACCCCATTTGGCGAACGCGAATGGGATACAAGCCATAATGATGGCAACACCGGCCAAAAGGGAAGCTGCCCCCCCATTACCAAGACCATGAAACATTTGAGCTATCGGATAAATTAGCGACGCTTTTCGATGACAGGAAAGGGAATTCACGAATGAAAAGGGGCATGGCAGCACCTGCAGCAGATCGAACAACAGTCTTGGCAGCAAGTGCACTAGCAACATAGTCGGGGAAGGCTTCAATCAAATATGCGTTGGCACTAAAGTAAACCAAGACCTGTTATTAGACATTGGAAACGTTAGCGTTTATTTTGTAATTCTAAACGTGAACTTGCCATTCCGAGACCGAAAGGAATACCGGCGCTCACCGGACCAACCCATGAACCACCACCAGGAGCAACATATGGAGGTGATGTCCAGCCGAAGATAAAGAGAGAGATCGGGACAAACGGGCCACCGATAAGCATCCCAGGAAGTCGATCTTCAGGCTCAGCTTTGTCGCCTTTAACAACGTATTTTCTCTCCAACCATGGGGTTACAAACAAGGCAATACCGACACCAATAAATACAGGGATGAAAGTAAGACCGGTTTTAGCGTCGTCCCATCCGTAATCCTCGTTGAAAACGacagggaaggagaaaaagaaggcgTAGAGAAGACCGTAAACAAGGGAGATATAGAGAGACATGCAAAGTAAAATGGGCTCCGTTGCAAGCATTTCTGTACGAATAATAAGCTTCATGCCAGTTAAAGGTGATGATTGACTTACCAAAAGGTCGAATGAGGGTTTCGATAACGATCTCGTTCAAGGGCTTTCGGAAAATTTCTTGTTCGGTAACATAAGAGTCATCTTGAGAATCGTAACGCATTTGCTTAGCGCGCTTCTTCAATATAACAGGCGCAAAAGTTTCTGGAATGATGAGAGAGGCAAGCCACCTAAAATAGCTTCGTCAGGACGGACCTGGATCAGAAGAAACCAGGTAACGTACACCACGCCGGCAGAAATCATGTTAACCCAATAGATCCACCTCCAACCAGCATATTTTCCGATAAAACCCCCAATCAAAGGTCCAATTACGGGTCCGGTATAAGGAGCAGCAGCGAAGATGGCGATAGCAAAGCCTGCAATGACAATCAGTTTCGTTGAGCTGAAAAAGGGTAATGTTTGCTCACCTCGCTCATCAGGACCCCAGACATCTGCAATGGTACCACCAGCCAGGGTAAGGGGTGCCGAGCCGAAGAATCCACAGAGGAATCGAGAGGCAAGAAGGCATCCGATATTGGGAGCGAGAGCGCATGGAatgttgaagatgatgtaaATGGCTGTCGGAATAGCCCAAAGCCATCGTCGACCTAGCAGTTCCGAAAGTGGTGACCATAATAAGGGACCAGTACTGATCGGAGAATTTTACGGAATCAGCGCGATAAATAACCCAGGCGGAAAAATTCATTCGCCGCCGG
The nucleotide sequence above comes from Cryptococcus neoformans var. grubii H99 chromosome 1, complete sequence. Encoded proteins:
- a CDS encoding membrane transporter — translated: MSSPNTTTTSPTIPPSPVSSRARAVSLTDSDGDHDHITRIPTSTSHRTADYGHPLERAITNASRRAPPDLAFPYLTTDTSRGGITQEYRVETRAGFIPADDVDHGLQPMRSRATTIQGDRFVLHDKEKGGMCEKKLVTFLEGDPQNPRNWSKSRRWIITSIVSCAVIQVALSSAIVTGDFPDQEEYFGVSSEVIALTVSLTVCGFGTGPLLWSPLSELLGRRWLWAIPTAIYIIFNIPCALAPNIGCLLASRFLCGFFGSAPLTLAGGTIADVWGPDERGFAIAIFAAAPYTGPVIGPLIGGFIGKYAGWRWIYWVNMISAGVVWLASLIIPETFAPVILKKRAKQMRYDSQDDSYVTEQEIFRKPLNEIVIETLIRPFEMLATEPILLCMSLYISLVYGLLYAFFFSFPVVFNEDYGWDDAKTGLTFIPVFIGVGIALFVTPWLERKYVVKGDKAEPEDRLPGMLIGGPFVPISLFIFGWTSPPYVAPGGGSWVGPVSAGIPFGLGMVLVYFSANAYLIEAFPDYVASALAAKTVVRSAAGAAMPLFIPQMFHGLGNGGAASLLAGVAIIMACIPFAFAKWGKKIRARSKRAAL
- a CDS encoding carnitine O-acetyltransferase, with amino-acid sequence MPIRSSIFAQRALSQLKMPISTSKRTVTNKPLYASQSTIPHLPVPPLSSTLHKYLETLSPLLSQSDLSQSASVVKAFAESDQAKVLQQRLKNRAQEKDSWLSEWWNEAAYMSYRGRIIPNVSYFYLHKKGLGKGKSQENRAAELVRATVEFKKLVDSELLEPEKIKGQPLCMASYKYLFNSARQPNSPSDFAKAYGPDNYHIVVLRNNRYFKVDTYGRGAKELAEAFKKIKVIADREPGPNVGVLTADNRDVWTSARNQLFSLSPANKSTVETIDSAILLICLDAHPAPTTDDSRAWSYWAGGHDNGKDGMGFNRWFDKHEIIVDSEGESGFNGEHSMLDGTPTLRLNEFILASIDSQKIPLELDSSETSRYSTTEPEELKFELDDKLKQIVEQSKRGFEEEMEKQDLKMVTFREYGKNLIKTYRTSPDAWAQLIFQLAFYRLFQRLPATYESCQTRKFLLGRTEVIRSASNEGKAWVEAMINESFPEGDEGREKLFRKAVERHVQYAVWAADAQGVDRHLFGLKKLIAPGEPTPEIFSDPAFARSSHWELSTSNLGSRYLDGWGYGEVVEDGFGLSYSIEDDALRWGITKKKGPSGAGASAAELGQALESAAREVASMMERAKNAKTNA